A window from Fodinibius salicampi encodes these proteins:
- the hisA gene encoding 1-(5-phosphoribosyl)-5-[(5-phosphoribosylamino)methylideneamino]imidazole-4-carboxamide isomerase: protein MRVIPAIDLLNGKVVRLHKGDYDEATIYNEHPFDEAIKFKEAGFDHIHIVDLNGAKEGKFVNLDHIQTIIDKLDISVQTGGGIRSFEDAEMLIEHGISNVICSSMAVKNSDEWLKVLDTYGDKAILGMDLKNGKVAYSGWLETLDQSLEEFLKPMIDRGLSTVLCTDISKDGTLEGPNVELYKKLSAQFSEISFIASGGVSDSNDLKTLKDQQLYGVVVGRAYYENKISLEQLLKYHTS, encoded by the coding sequence ATGCGTGTAATTCCAGCTATTGATTTATTAAATGGAAAAGTAGTTCGTCTTCATAAAGGTGATTATGATGAGGCCACCATCTATAATGAACATCCCTTTGATGAAGCCATAAAATTTAAAGAAGCAGGATTTGATCATATCCATATTGTAGATCTGAATGGTGCAAAGGAGGGAAAGTTTGTCAATTTAGACCATATACAGACTATTATTGATAAACTCGATATATCGGTACAGACCGGTGGGGGTATCCGTAGCTTTGAAGATGCCGAGATGCTAATTGAACACGGTATCTCAAATGTTATTTGTAGCTCGATGGCCGTTAAAAACAGTGATGAATGGCTAAAAGTTTTGGATACCTATGGAGATAAAGCCATTTTAGGTATGGACCTGAAAAATGGGAAAGTGGCTTATAGCGGCTGGTTAGAGACACTGGATCAATCACTTGAGGAATTTTTAAAGCCAATGATAGATCGCGGGCTTTCAACCGTTCTCTGTACGGATATATCAAAGGATGGCACGCTGGAAGGCCCCAATGTAGAGTTGTACAAAAAGCTCAGTGCTCAATTTTCAGAAATAAGCTTCATCGCTTCCGGAGGAGTATCTGACAGTAACGATTTAAAAACGCTCAAAGATCAGCAGCTCTACGGCGTTGTAGTGGGACGAGCTTACTACGAGAATAAAATAAGCCTGGAACAACTGTTAAAATATCATACTTCCTAG
- a CDS encoding calcineurin-like phosphoesterase family protein: protein MKKILLPIIISLLMSSPAILNAQKTAEGTVYVDNNNNGELDGNEERLFGVAVSNGSDVVKTNEDGEYSIQINEDDATIFVIKPAGYRLPVNELNQPQFYYIHTPDGSPELEFDGVEPTGPLPEAINFPLLEDVQKNEFSVLLFGDPQPYTEREVEYFDKDIVSELEGTEEYEFGITLGDIVGDDLDLFQPYIESVSKIGLPWFHVYGNHDMNFDANSDSLADETFEATFGPPTYSFNHGNAHFIVLDDVVYPREDGESGYIGGFTDKQFEFIKNDLEYVSEDQLVVIAFHIPIFMPDGWGRTFRIENRDRLFDLLKKYPNTLTLSAHTHIQKFHFFDDKDEWKRLEPHIHYNVGTTNGDWWSGQVDERGIPPTLMRDGTPNGYAMLNIEGNEYTIDYKVADKPEDYRLSKWGPEIVPQDSWHGAELYVNYFLGNEYTEVEFRVQNEWESWRPMNKVEEQDPHVTKLRQKWDTADELPEEGRRPSNPIQSSHLWKAGVPNNLPLGEHTIEIRVTDMFGRTFTDEFKYEIVEPNQ, encoded by the coding sequence ATGAAAAAGATACTTCTCCCGATCATTATTTCATTGCTAATGAGTTCTCCCGCTATCCTGAATGCGCAGAAAACCGCCGAAGGGACGGTTTATGTGGATAATAATAATAACGGTGAGTTGGATGGAAATGAAGAAAGATTATTCGGAGTGGCTGTCTCGAACGGGAGTGATGTGGTTAAGACGAATGAAGATGGGGAATATTCTATCCAGATCAATGAAGATGATGCCACTATTTTTGTGATTAAACCCGCAGGATATAGATTGCCCGTGAATGAGCTCAATCAGCCGCAGTTTTACTATATCCATACGCCAGATGGTTCTCCGGAATTGGAATTTGATGGAGTAGAGCCGACGGGTCCGCTTCCGGAAGCGATTAACTTTCCGCTTCTGGAGGATGTGCAGAAAAATGAGTTCAGCGTTTTGCTATTTGGAGATCCACAGCCCTATACTGAGCGGGAAGTAGAATATTTTGATAAGGATATTGTCTCCGAGCTGGAAGGAACAGAGGAATACGAGTTTGGAATTACGCTGGGTGATATCGTGGGAGATGATTTGGATCTGTTTCAGCCTTACATTGAATCAGTATCTAAAATCGGACTCCCCTGGTTTCATGTATATGGCAATCACGATATGAATTTTGATGCTAATAGTGATTCTCTGGCTGACGAAACGTTTGAGGCTACTTTTGGTCCCCCGACCTATTCATTTAATCATGGCAATGCCCATTTTATTGTACTGGATGATGTAGTTTACCCGCGCGAAGATGGTGAATCAGGTTATATCGGAGGTTTTACGGATAAACAGTTCGAATTTATCAAAAATGATTTGGAGTATGTTTCTGAAGACCAGCTAGTGGTAATTGCGTTTCATATTCCGATTTTTATGCCGGATGGGTGGGGACGTACGTTCCGCATTGAAAATCGTGATCGATTATTTGATTTACTAAAGAAGTATCCAAATACCTTGACGCTTTCAGCTCATACTCATATTCAAAAATTCCACTTTTTTGATGATAAAGATGAATGGAAACGGTTGGAACCCCATATTCACTACAACGTGGGGACAACTAACGGTGACTGGTGGTCCGGGCAGGTGGATGAGCGTGGAATTCCCCCCACGTTGATGCGTGACGGAACCCCCAATGGCTATGCGATGCTCAATATAGAGGGAAATGAATATACTATCGATTATAAGGTTGCAGATAAGCCAGAAGATTATCGATTAAGTAAGTGGGGGCCTGAGATCGTTCCACAAGATTCCTGGCATGGAGCCGAACTCTATGTTAACTATTTCTTGGGTAATGAATATACGGAAGTGGAATTTCGTGTTCAGAATGAATGGGAGAGCTGGCGACCAATGAACAAGGTAGAAGAACAGGATCCTCATGTCACAAAGTTGCGCCAAAAGTGGGATACAGCTGATGAGCTGCCCGAAGAGGGGCGAAGGCCGTCTAACCCGATTCAATCATCTCACTTGTGGAAAGCCGGCGTACCGAATAATTTACCACTTGGAGAGCATACGATTGAAATACGGGTAACCGATATGTTTGGGCGTACATTTACCGATGAATTTAAATACGAGATTGTAGAACCCAATCAGTGA
- a CDS encoding patatin-like phospholipase family protein, translated as MWPGVVSPVQGQDTNNPDKHSPKIGLALSGGGAKGFAHIGVLKVLEEAGIQPDIVTGTSMGSVVGGLYAIGYTPAMLEEIALSNNWEEFFSNRAPRQYQSIYQKTNHSQNLLTFPFKDGSVRLPRGLIKGQKIAMMLYRLTEPYHGVTNFRNLPIPFAAIATDLATGEAVRMDRGYLPDAIRASIAIPSIFEPVEIDSVSYIDGGVVRNIPASDARELGADIVISSDVSSSLAPVDSLKSFVNILSQAVGFTMQASNKQQLALTDIHIQPAIGSYSAFDFEQAAQLIQKGEQAARKMLPQLKALADSLDKPKNKLPPVPQQSDTLLIKELQINGSNSYIRDRLKNSLHLEPPTRQSLSELEYKLTRIYNSGSFTDLISYRLQQLPDQDGYLLNLDISTQNQQTVGLGARYDSHYKASLLFSGTFNKIFTPGDVLLADLRLGEQIQLQSNYFLPLSFYPKTDLALMGSITRLPIDIFNNNQRISKIDVEQLSFSHHLRVEIMPELFFGIGPHFEVFNLNEAIGETLFLSNIDGLITAQMLVYGDSFDHAYFPSKGQKLFIKSDLSDRRWGSSRSFFQLTADWETRLPVSDRFSFLSRLTAGRTISYSSTLPLHYRYFGGGAVPISIYQERQFPLLGYEVQELSGQHIQSLELGAQLRVKNTFLQFKWNAASFSDQSKWKIQPSNFKSGFGISGGTKTIIGPVELILMAPDFDGPYALRINVGHSF; from the coding sequence TTGTGGCCTGGAGTTGTATCTCCCGTTCAGGGACAAGATACCAATAACCCAGATAAACATTCTCCTAAAATTGGTCTGGCCTTAAGTGGCGGTGGGGCCAAAGGTTTTGCGCATATTGGCGTGTTAAAGGTATTAGAGGAAGCCGGAATTCAGCCCGATATTGTCACAGGCACCAGCATGGGCAGCGTTGTAGGCGGACTTTACGCGATAGGCTATACCCCTGCCATGCTTGAAGAAATTGCCCTTTCAAACAATTGGGAAGAGTTCTTTAGCAACCGGGCTCCCCGTCAATACCAATCTATTTATCAGAAAACAAATCACTCTCAAAACCTGCTCACCTTTCCTTTCAAAGACGGCTCGGTCAGGTTACCGCGTGGACTTATAAAAGGCCAGAAAATTGCGATGATGCTTTACCGGCTCACCGAACCCTATCACGGAGTTACTAATTTTAGAAATTTGCCTATACCTTTTGCTGCTATTGCTACCGACCTTGCTACCGGAGAAGCAGTAAGGATGGACCGCGGCTACCTTCCGGATGCTATTCGAGCTAGCATAGCGATCCCAAGTATCTTTGAGCCTGTAGAGATCGATTCCGTTAGCTATATTGATGGCGGTGTTGTCCGTAATATCCCTGCTTCAGATGCTCGTGAACTTGGCGCTGATATCGTGATTTCTTCAGATGTGAGTTCCTCTCTTGCACCGGTGGATAGCCTTAAATCATTTGTAAATATTCTGTCGCAAGCCGTAGGCTTTACTATGCAGGCCTCTAATAAACAACAGTTGGCCCTAACTGATATACATATCCAGCCAGCCATAGGGAGTTATTCGGCCTTCGATTTCGAACAGGCTGCCCAGTTGATCCAAAAAGGTGAGCAGGCAGCCCGCAAAATGCTTCCCCAGCTAAAAGCGCTGGCAGACTCTCTCGATAAACCAAAAAATAAGCTTCCCCCCGTTCCCCAGCAATCGGATACATTATTAATCAAAGAACTTCAAATAAATGGCTCAAATTCTTATATCCGGGATCGACTAAAAAACTCACTCCATCTTGAACCGCCTACCCGGCAATCGCTCTCAGAGCTGGAATATAAATTAACCCGGATCTATAATTCCGGTTCTTTCACCGACCTAATCAGTTACCGCCTGCAGCAGCTGCCTGATCAAGACGGATATTTATTAAACCTTGATATCTCCACCCAAAATCAACAGACGGTTGGTCTTGGCGCACGCTACGACAGCCACTATAAAGCCTCCCTGTTATTTAGCGGAACTTTCAATAAGATTTTTACGCCTGGTGATGTACTATTAGCAGACTTGCGACTCGGTGAACAGATACAATTGCAGAGCAACTATTTTTTGCCCCTTTCGTTTTATCCCAAAACGGATTTAGCCCTGATGGGTAGTATCACGCGGCTCCCCATTGATATATTCAACAATAATCAGCGTATCTCTAAAATAGATGTGGAACAGCTTTCCTTTTCCCACCACTTGCGTGTAGAGATTATGCCAGAACTGTTTTTTGGTATTGGTCCGCACTTCGAGGTCTTCAATTTGAATGAAGCAATTGGAGAAACCCTCTTTCTTAGTAATATAGATGGATTAATTACAGCCCAGATGTTGGTTTACGGCGATTCTTTTGATCATGCTTATTTCCCTTCAAAAGGGCAAAAGTTATTTATTAAATCTGATCTTTCAGACCGTCGATGGGGAAGCAGTCGGTCTTTTTTCCAATTGACAGCAGATTGGGAAACCAGACTCCCTGTTTCAGACCGGTTTTCATTTCTCTCAAGACTTACAGCGGGACGTACTATTTCTTATTCGTCAACACTTCCATTGCATTATCGCTATTTTGGTGGAGGAGCTGTTCCCATATCCATTTATCAAGAGAGACAATTTCCTTTATTGGGATATGAGGTTCAGGAACTGTCAGGACAACATATACAATCATTGGAACTGGGCGCTCAGCTAAGAGTCAAAAATACATTTCTGCAATTTAAATGGAATGCCGCCAGCTTTTCCGATCAATCCAAGTGGAAGATTCAACCTTCAAATTTTAAATCGGGTTTTGGTATCTCCGGGGGGACAAAAACAATTATCGGTCCAGTAGAACTTATCTTAATGGCCCCGGACTTTGACGGACCTTATGCTCTGCGAATAAATGTAGGCCATTCCTTTTGA
- a CDS encoding ABC transporter ATP-binding protein — protein sequence MAIIETHDVTKIYNQEQVPVHALNGVTLNIEEGEFTSIVGPSGSGKTTLLNMIGGLDKPTSGKVVVNGIDLFAMKENDLINFRLQHIGFVFQAYNLIPVLTAKENVSFILQMQGKKAAEYETRSMDLLKAVGLEDKVDKRPSELSGGQQQRVAVARALASKPDFVLADEPTANLDSVSSGNLLDMMLHLNEEENITFIFSTHDQRVVDRARRVVTLVDGKVDKDEKR from the coding sequence ATGGCTATTATTGAAACACATGACGTAACAAAAATTTATAACCAGGAACAGGTGCCAGTGCACGCCCTTAACGGTGTTACCCTGAATATCGAAGAGGGTGAGTTCACCTCAATTGTAGGTCCCTCTGGCTCCGGAAAAACCACGCTGCTCAATATGATTGGCGGCCTTGATAAACCGACTTCCGGCAAAGTGGTAGTCAATGGAATTGACCTCTTTGCCATGAAGGAAAACGATCTGATCAACTTTCGGCTGCAACATATTGGCTTTGTATTCCAGGCCTACAACCTTATTCCGGTACTTACCGCTAAAGAGAATGTTTCTTTCATCCTGCAGATGCAAGGCAAAAAAGCCGCTGAGTACGAAACACGCAGCATGGATTTGCTCAAAGCAGTGGGACTTGAAGACAAAGTGGATAAACGTCCCTCAGAGCTTTCGGGCGGACAGCAGCAGCGGGTAGCCGTTGCCCGGGCCCTGGCCTCCAAGCCGGATTTTGTACTGGCCGATGAACCGACCGCCAATCTTGATTCGGTCTCCAGCGGTAACTTATTAGATATGATGCTACATCTGAACGAGGAAGAAAATATCACTTTCATCTTTTCCACCCACGACCAGCGGGTGGTTGATCGGGCGCGCCGGGTGGTTACCCTGGTAGACGGAAAAGTGGATAAGGATGAAAAACGCTGA
- a CDS encoding ABC transporter permease, producing the protein MWSIIKLSWKNIWRNPMRSGVVITAVVLGTWAGIFMSAFMSGMSQQYIRDHLQNYTGHIQVHNARYVEDNLPEFYIQEADALVNQLQQQPFVEEVTPRSVVNGLASSATNNFGVTIQGVWPEQEKRVSGLHEYMQEGEYLDPSIRNPVVIGAPLARRLSIETGSRMVLNFQDVDGNITAGAFRVSGIFKSANSGFDESNVFVLAEDLNNILGRENVIHEIVLMVDDFKQAGLYTSQLEDTLQSEGLAIQSWGDVAPTLRYMDTNMDFTLYIIMTIIIIALMFGIINTMLMAVMERTQEIGMLMAIGINKRRTFAMIFWETLFLTMIGVPLGMGLSRLSIAIFSNTGINLGMFAEGLSEYGLSSVIYPELEAFYYLNIALLMVGATLISSLYPAWKALQLNPVQAIRKI; encoded by the coding sequence ATGTGGTCAATTATTAAATTAAGCTGGAAAAACATCTGGAGAAATCCCATGCGCAGCGGGGTAGTCATTACTGCGGTGGTACTGGGAACATGGGCCGGTATTTTTATGTCAGCCTTCATGAGTGGGATGAGTCAGCAGTATATCCGTGATCACCTGCAAAACTACACCGGACATATACAGGTTCACAATGCCCGCTACGTCGAAGACAACTTGCCGGAATTTTATATTCAGGAGGCAGACGCCCTGGTCAATCAGCTCCAGCAACAGCCTTTTGTGGAAGAAGTTACCCCACGCAGCGTGGTGAACGGGCTGGCCTCTAGTGCTACCAATAACTTCGGCGTAACCATTCAGGGTGTTTGGCCGGAACAGGAAAAACGAGTCTCTGGTCTTCATGAATATATGCAGGAGGGGGAGTATCTTGATCCTTCTATTCGCAATCCCGTGGTAATAGGGGCTCCGCTGGCCCGGCGGCTTTCCATAGAAACAGGATCGCGTATGGTCCTTAATTTCCAGGATGTGGATGGCAACATCACGGCGGGGGCATTTCGCGTTTCGGGTATCTTTAAGTCTGCCAACTCCGGTTTTGATGAGTCAAACGTTTTTGTCCTGGCTGAGGACCTTAACAACATCCTGGGACGAGAAAATGTCATCCATGAAATAGTATTAATGGTAGATGACTTCAAACAAGCCGGTTTATACACCTCCCAACTGGAAGATACTCTTCAAAGTGAAGGACTCGCTATTCAAAGCTGGGGAGACGTCGCTCCCACCCTGCGATATATGGATACCAACATGGATTTTACTCTTTATATCATCATGACCATCATCATTATTGCACTCATGTTCGGTATTATTAATACCATGCTAATGGCCGTCATGGAGCGCACCCAGGAAATCGGCATGCTAATGGCAATCGGTATCAACAAAAGACGCACCTTTGCCATGATTTTTTGGGAAACCCTCTTTTTAACTATGATCGGTGTACCGCTTGGCATGGGTCTGAGCCGCCTGTCTATAGCTATCTTCAGCAATACCGGCATTAACCTGGGCATGTTTGCCGAGGGACTCTCGGAATATGGCCTGAGCTCCGTTATATATCCCGAACTGGAAGCCTTTTACTATCTGAATATCGCACTGTTAATGGTTGGAGCTACCCTAATATCTTCGCTTTATCCCGCCTGGAAAGCACTGCAGCTCAATCCCGTGCAGGCAATTCGAAAAATTTAA
- a CDS encoding ABC transporter permease — MLFLKLAWRNIWRNKRRTLITMASVVMAVLLASVMSSMQEGSYDQMIDNTVGSSTGHIQIQAQGYHDEPTLDNSFEIDSTLLEEVAEQLGVASVIPRIDSYALSAGEERSRAAMVIGIDIEAEKSLSEPHEKIVEGTYLENNNQQSALVAAGLADYLDVTIGDTLILLGQGFRGTNASGAYPIGGIIEFGIPDMNNSLVYLPLQTASRFYGTYDRLTALVLLAERPEDVQAITRSLRSQLPEQYAVLDWQTLMPELVQAIQADSGSNFIIQLILYMVVGFGIFGTVLMMTAERKFELGVMIATGTSRISVATILLLEMIFITFMGTLVGMIASVPFMYYFNRNPIYFSGDAAAAIKEWGMEPFVQFSTDPSIFLTQGAIVLSITLLICIYPLWYAFKLQPVSAMRQ; from the coding sequence ATGCTTTTTCTCAAACTCGCATGGCGAAATATCTGGCGGAATAAGCGCCGCACACTCATTACGATGGCATCGGTGGTGATGGCAGTGCTGTTAGCCTCCGTGATGAGCTCCATGCAGGAGGGGTCCTACGACCAGATGATTGACAACACGGTCGGCTCATCTACCGGACATATCCAGATACAGGCACAGGGATATCACGATGAGCCAACTCTTGACAACAGTTTTGAGATTGACTCTACTCTGTTGGAAGAAGTAGCTGAACAGCTGGGCGTCGCCTCCGTAATTCCACGTATTGATTCTTATGCACTATCTGCCGGAGAGGAACGTTCCCGCGCTGCAATGGTAATCGGCATTGATATCGAAGCAGAAAAATCGCTCAGCGAACCTCATGAGAAGATCGTTGAGGGTACCTATCTTGAGAACAATAATCAGCAATCAGCACTGGTAGCAGCGGGACTAGCGGACTACCTTGATGTGACAATAGGTGATACGCTCATACTACTGGGACAAGGTTTCCGGGGTACCAATGCTAGCGGGGCCTATCCTATTGGAGGAATCATTGAGTTCGGTATCCCCGATATGAATAACTCATTGGTGTATCTTCCACTGCAAACCGCCTCCCGGTTTTACGGCACCTACGATCGGCTAACCGCCTTAGTCCTCCTGGCCGAACGTCCTGAAGATGTACAAGCAATCACCCGCTCGCTCCGCTCTCAGCTGCCGGAACAATATGCAGTCCTCGACTGGCAAACCCTTATGCCTGAGCTGGTACAGGCCATCCAGGCCGATTCGGGAAGTAACTTCATCATCCAGCTTATTCTCTATATGGTGGTTGGTTTCGGAATATTTGGAACAGTATTGATGATGACTGCCGAACGTAAATTCGAGCTGGGTGTTATGATTGCCACCGGTACCTCCCGAATAAGTGTAGCAACTATTCTGCTGCTTGAGATGATCTTTATTACTTTTATGGGCACCCTCGTTGGAATGATTGCCAGCGTTCCTTTCATGTATTATTTCAACCGGAATCCAATCTACTTCAGCGGTGATGCTGCTGCCGCTATCAAAGAATGGGGTATGGAGCCGTTTGTCCAGTTTTCAACAGATCCGTCTATCTTTTTGACTCAAGGAGCTATTGTACTGAGCATTACGCTGCTAATCTGCATATATCCCCTGTGGTATGCCTTCAAACTTCAACCTGTAAGTGCAATGAGACAGTAG
- a CDS encoding four helix bundle protein, with the protein MDNNLYKKAYAFAIRITKAYQYLSLEKREFILSKQLLKSGTSIGANIAEANGAISTADFSSKLSISYKECLETKYWLSLLKDTEFIDEAIYTSMHADADELARILFTILKKTRIN; encoded by the coding sequence ATGGACAATAATTTGTATAAAAAAGCGTACGCATTTGCTATTCGCATTACCAAAGCATATCAATATTTAAGTCTGGAGAAGCGAGAATTTATTCTTTCCAAGCAGTTGCTTAAAAGCGGTACCAGTATTGGGGCCAATATAGCCGAAGCCAATGGTGCTATATCCACAGCTGATTTTTCATCCAAGCTCTCGATTTCATACAAAGAATGCCTGGAAACCAAATATTGGTTGTCATTGTTAAAAGACACGGAATTTATTGATGAAGCAATATATACAAGCATGCATGCTGACGCCGATGAGCTTGCCAGAATTTTGTTTACTATACTTAAGAAAACCCGCATAAATTAA
- a CDS encoding outer membrane lipoprotein-sorting protein codes for MTMYPLKSILISIVISGMVALPVYAQEATEIVRKADQKMRGESSKTEATMTIVRPDWERAISMKTWSRGTDYALILITAPARDEGTAYLKRGNEIWNWVPNVGRTIKLPPSMMMQSWMGSDFTNNDLVRESSIVTDYEHELLGEETIRDYETYKIEMEPTPDAPVVWERVLIWISKEEFLQLRIEFYDERNELVNTMIASEITEFDGRRLPSRMEMIPADKEGHKTIMEYQSMNFNEEISESFFTVQNMRRVD; via the coding sequence ATGACTATGTACCCTCTTAAATCAATATTGATATCTATTGTCATTTCGGGCATGGTTGCCTTGCCGGTTTATGCGCAGGAGGCCACGGAGATTGTACGTAAAGCCGACCAAAAGATGCGCGGGGAGTCCTCGAAGACTGAGGCCACGATGACCATTGTGCGTCCAGACTGGGAGCGGGCCATCTCCATGAAAACATGGAGCCGGGGCACTGACTACGCGCTGATTCTTATTACTGCACCGGCTCGCGACGAAGGCACAGCCTACCTGAAACGCGGAAACGAGATCTGGAACTGGGTGCCTAATGTCGGACGTACCATCAAGCTGCCTCCCTCCATGATGATGCAGTCCTGGATGGGATCGGACTTTACCAATAATGACCTCGTGCGCGAATCTTCTATCGTCACTGATTATGAGCATGAGCTGCTGGGTGAGGAAACCATCCGGGATTACGAGACGTATAAAATTGAGATGGAACCCACCCCTGATGCGCCGGTCGTCTGGGAGCGGGTGCTCATTTGGATATCCAAAGAGGAATTCCTGCAGCTGCGCATTGAGTTCTATGACGAGCGCAATGAGCTGGTCAACACGATGATTGCTTCCGAGATAACGGAGTTCGATGGAAGGAGATTACCCTCCCGTATGGAGATGATTCCGGCAGATAAAGAGGGACACAAAACAATAATGGAATACCAGTCTATGAACTTTAACGAAGAGATCTCTGAGAGCTTTTTTACGGTCCAGAATATGCGAAGAGTAGATTGA
- a CDS encoding TetR/AcrR family transcriptional regulator: MSPRTPQQNEEIRQQSRKQIIDAAFELFANEGYSHTSILAIARKASVSKGLIYHYFDSKESILVAIFDQMVQIGEEMLDFPDHFTSTDKIKQVLNQTFEFIETQPGLGRLMIRLALQPDTMSTLKPKIDEVQEAQMVQHAQILEDLGYENPKLEAYELGAILDGVLLGYASQGDDYPLKEMKTKIMDDYVPS; encoded by the coding sequence ATGTCTCCCAGAACACCACAACAGAACGAAGAGATTCGCCAGCAAAGCCGGAAACAGATTATTGACGCCGCCTTTGAACTATTTGCCAACGAAGGATATTCCCACACCAGTATTTTAGCAATAGCCAGGAAAGCCAGCGTTTCCAAGGGACTGATCTATCACTATTTCGACAGTAAAGAGTCTATTTTAGTTGCAATCTTTGATCAGATGGTGCAAATAGGCGAAGAGATGCTGGATTTCCCCGACCATTTTACTTCCACTGACAAAATAAAACAGGTATTGAACCAAACATTTGAGTTCATTGAAACTCAACCCGGTTTAGGGCGGTTAATGATTCGCTTAGCTCTCCAGCCGGATACTATGAGTACATTGAAACCCAAGATTGATGAAGTCCAAGAAGCTCAAATGGTACAACACGCACAAATACTGGAAGACCTGGGGTATGAAAATCCTAAGCTTGAAGCTTATGAACTTGGAGCTATACTGGATGGTGTTTTACTTGGTTATGCTTCTCAGGGCGATGATTATCCACTAAAAGAAATGAAAACCAAAATTATGGATGACTATGTACCCTCTTAA
- a CDS encoding HU family DNA-binding protein: protein MAIPYTIVKQKNPRNTNQTLYYPRAASNGVVELEEIIYKLEQMSTLSGADIEAVLYGLTDLAARELSNGKIVRFGRLGSFRITFEASASESKETISPDNIRKAKLRFQPHQRFKQMLSTVEFKEK from the coding sequence ATGGCTATACCCTACACTATCGTCAAGCAAAAGAATCCCCGGAATACCAATCAGACCCTATATTATCCCCGCGCCGCATCCAACGGAGTGGTTGAATTAGAAGAGATCATCTACAAACTGGAACAAATGAGCACCCTGAGCGGCGCCGATATTGAAGCGGTGCTATACGGACTTACTGATCTGGCCGCCCGGGAACTCTCCAACGGGAAAATCGTGCGTTTTGGTCGGCTGGGCAGCTTTCGCATTACATTTGAAGCCTCAGCCTCGGAATCCAAGGAAACGATTAGCCCGGACAATATCCGCAAAGCAAAACTGCGCTTTCAACCTCATCAACGCTTTAAACAGATGCTCAGTACAGTAGAGTTCAAGGAGAAGTAA
- the hisH gene encoding imidazole glycerol phosphate synthase subunit HisH, protein MIAIINYEAGNLASVSNALQRLTIPHTITNKESELDKADGIIFPGVGHATPAMASLRENGLDSWLKQTTKPVLGICLGMQLFYESSEEGDSEGLGVIPGRLKKFDSSQHKVPHMGWNTFSDVNAHPLVKGFGTEEYFYYVHSYYAPENEFTTASCHYINEFSSVVCRDNYMGVQFHPEKSGKEGSLLLQNFIQIVSSE, encoded by the coding sequence ATGATTGCAATCATTAATTACGAAGCCGGAAACCTTGCCTCAGTATCCAATGCGCTGCAACGTTTAACGATTCCACACACGATTACAAATAAGGAATCTGAACTGGATAAAGCCGATGGTATTATTTTTCCGGGAGTAGGTCATGCTACCCCGGCAATGGCTTCCTTGCGTGAAAATGGACTTGATAGCTGGCTTAAGCAGACTACAAAGCCAGTACTAGGCATCTGCCTGGGTATGCAGCTGTTTTATGAATCCTCGGAAGAGGGAGACTCGGAAGGACTCGGAGTTATTCCCGGACGGCTAAAAAAGTTTGATTCTTCCCAACACAAGGTCCCGCATATGGGATGGAATACCTTCTCGGATGTTAACGCCCACCCTTTGGTCAAAGGATTCGGTACCGAAGAGTATTTCTATTATGTACATAGTTATTATGCTCCTGAAAATGAATTTACGACTGCAAGCTGTCACTATATCAACGAATTTTCTTCGGTTGTTTGCAGAGATAACTATATGGGGGTACAGTTCCACCCTGAGAAATCCGGAAAAGAAGGATCATTGCTGCTCCAGAATTTCATACAGATCGTTTCCAGCGAGTAA